Proteins found in one Dermacentor silvarum isolate Dsil-2018 chromosome 8, BIME_Dsil_1.4, whole genome shotgun sequence genomic segment:
- the LOC119461531 gene encoding cuticle protein 10.9-like encodes MGPLVKLFLLAVLTVAYAQQDYDNSPPEPYEFKYDVKDEEGNTQMHEQSSDGSGTVRGSYGYTDKDGLFRIVEYIADANGFRAMIKTNEPGTKSGGSADAPVESSAPDQ; translated from the exons GGCCCCCTGGTGAAACTGTTTCTTCTAGCCGTTCTGACGGTGGCGTACGCACAGCAG GACTACGACAACTCTCCGCCCGAGCCGTACGAGTTCAAGTATGACGTGAAGGACGAAGAgggcaacacgcagatgcacgaaCAGTCCAGCGATGGCTCAGGCACTGTTCGCGGCTCGTACGGATACACGGACAAGGACGGACTGTTCCGCATCGTCGAGTACATCGCTGACGCTAACGGGTTCCGAGCCATGATCAAGACCAACGAGCCCGGAACCAAGTCCGGAGGATCTGCTGACGCGCCCGTAGAGTCGTCCGCGCCTGATCAATAA